In the Pyrolobus fumarii 1A genome, one interval contains:
- a CDS encoding ABC transporter ATP-binding protein, which produces MTVVTRDIHAGYKGRPVLRGVSFAAEAGRLTVILGPNGAGKSTLLRVLAGLHRPDRGYAIIAGLRIPGASTREIARRVGYVPQMQQGRPLLTVIEYVAMSRVVARGSWRLRDDDLEEAYRALQLLGIEHLAGRVLSELSGGQRQLVSIAQALAKRPQVHLLDEPTSALDIRNQHMLLDLLREIARREKVTIVAVLHDITLAANYADDIIVMRDGTIVACGPPQEVLDEKLVSTVYGVNARIVELDGWRTVLVRAPGRSRLARGGSREQRQTSTV; this is translated from the coding sequence GTGACTGTCGTCACTAGGGACATTCACGCCGGCTACAAGGGCAGACCAGTGCTACGCGGCGTCAGCTTCGCCGCCGAGGCTGGCCGCCTCACCGTGATACTGGGGCCTAACGGCGCCGGAAAATCGACGCTATTGAGGGTGCTGGCGGGCCTGCATAGGCCGGACCGGGGCTACGCCATCATAGCCGGGTTGCGCATCCCCGGCGCGAGCACACGCGAGATAGCCCGGCGCGTAGGCTACGTCCCGCAGATGCAGCAAGGGCGCCCACTCCTGACCGTGATAGAGTATGTCGCGATGTCGAGGGTTGTGGCTAGGGGCTCCTGGAGGCTACGCGACGATGACCTCGAGGAGGCGTATCGCGCTCTCCAGCTGCTAGGGATAGAGCACCTGGCGGGTAGGGTGCTGAGCGAGTTGTCGGGCGGACAGAGGCAACTGGTGAGCATCGCACAAGCACTGGCCAAGAGGCCCCAGGTTCACCTCCTGGATGAGCCTACCTCGGCCCTCGATATCAGGAACCAGCATATGCTGCTCGACCTGTTGAGGGAGATAGCCCGGCGCGAGAAGGTCACCATAGTAGCGGTGCTCCACGATATCACGCTGGCAGCCAACTACGCCGACGATATAATCGTGATGCGCGACGGCACTATCGTAGCCTGTGGGCCTCCCCAGGAAGTGCTAGACGAGAAGCTAGTGAGCACAGTGTACGGCGTCAACGCTAGGATAGTGGAGCTCGACGGCTGGAGGACTGTGCTGGTACGCGCACCTGGACGTTCCAGACTAGCACGAGGCGGGAGCCGCGAACAGCGCCAGACCAGCACCGTATAA
- a CDS encoding ABC transporter substrate-binding protein, translating to MRVDKHLLFVVLAVAVGVALLAWIASVSSPQGTGVTTNTGAAATTGATSGIGGRTVTLTDLAGRRVTLRVPVERVVVIDGGHTGYIVAIDAVAGERGLRAIVGLDLSEWRRVRPQLYTLYVSTHPWLARVADVGASYKQLDIEEIIRLKPDAVLAHPTAFERLRESGGLARLEKAGIPVVVIDFHSEEWSKTKRSIEILGVLFGAEDRARELIEWYREHLRLVEERVGDLHKPPVYIEAGYRAWRTWGSGYMWGRLVEIAGGKNIAGGLFPRSGDVNPEFVAEAQPEVIIVTGGWWASGGPRLGPNVTREEALRSLAEWVNRTILSTTPALRHYRVCAVYHALARTVWDVVGLEYLAKAIHPAAMRDVNVTRDLEEFFERFLSIPFRGTWFVCLEPPRRQVTITDALGRRVTITAPAQRIAVMYGLEDLVAVGGEDALSRLVALNRFRYERWRPDWWYMWTSHFPWMKELPNTGQPGYGLNLESIIESKPDVLIVAAFMYKQLVESGAIEKLERAGIPVVVIDFVPKTTSLEEHLEAVRRSIYALGVITGYEDRAERLYKLYEEHVEHVIERVSGLEPTRVLVLATWSKWRAYGAGGMYQVWITLANGENIAADVVKGTSGDINPEHVIKRNPQVIIFTCNNNIVTAEGTKQIEVIGYTVNSTEPAKRVLRALIERPGWEKLEAVKSCRVYLIHHGLSHGHVFQYVALEYIAKWLHPEAFADLDPHKSLEEFFEEYMPFPLRGVWAVGLCGA from the coding sequence ATGCGCGTCGACAAGCATCTGCTCTTCGTGGTTCTCGCCGTTGCTGTTGGTGTGGCGCTACTAGCCTGGATTGCCAGCGTGAGCAGCCCGCAAGGCACGGGCGTAACCACCAATACTGGGGCGGCTGCAACCACCGGAGCCACTAGCGGTATTGGTGGACGCACGGTTACCCTGACGGACCTCGCGGGTAGGAGGGTCACGTTGAGGGTGCCCGTCGAGAGGGTGGTTGTCATCGACGGGGGGCACACAGGGTACATCGTCGCCATTGACGCGGTGGCTGGAGAGAGGGGGCTGCGGGCTATCGTCGGCCTCGACCTTAGCGAGTGGAGGCGCGTGAGACCACAACTCTACACCCTCTACGTCTCCACGCACCCGTGGCTCGCCCGAGTAGCTGACGTCGGCGCCTCGTACAAACAGCTCGACATAGAGGAGATTATCAGGCTGAAACCCGACGCGGTGCTCGCGCATCCCACGGCATTCGAGCGTCTTAGGGAGAGCGGTGGCCTGGCGAGACTCGAGAAGGCGGGGATACCGGTTGTTGTGATAGACTTCCACTCGGAGGAGTGGAGCAAGACCAAGAGGAGCATAGAGATTCTCGGCGTGCTGTTCGGCGCCGAGGATAGGGCTAGGGAACTCATAGAGTGGTACCGTGAGCATCTGCGCCTCGTGGAGGAGCGCGTGGGCGACCTCCACAAGCCGCCCGTCTACATCGAGGCGGGGTACAGGGCGTGGCGCACGTGGGGCTCCGGGTACATGTGGGGGAGGCTTGTGGAGATCGCGGGAGGCAAGAACATTGCTGGCGGGTTGTTCCCGCGCAGCGGCGACGTGAACCCCGAGTTCGTGGCGGAGGCGCAGCCGGAGGTTATCATTGTGACTGGTGGCTGGTGGGCGAGTGGAGGCCCTAGGCTAGGCCCGAACGTCACGCGCGAGGAGGCGCTCCGGTCGCTAGCCGAGTGGGTCAACCGCACTATACTATCCACGACGCCGGCCCTACGACACTATCGTGTGTGCGCCGTGTACCACGCGCTGGCGCGGACTGTCTGGGACGTTGTAGGCCTAGAGTACCTCGCTAAGGCTATACACCCGGCCGCGATGAGAGACGTTAACGTTACGCGCGACCTGGAGGAGTTCTTCGAGAGGTTCCTCTCCATCCCCTTCCGCGGCACGTGGTTCGTATGCCTAGAGCCCCCGAGGAGGCAGGTGACGATAACCGACGCCCTGGGCAGACGTGTGACGATAACCGCGCCAGCGCAGCGAATAGCCGTCATGTACGGCCTCGAGGACCTGGTGGCGGTGGGCGGCGAGGATGCATTATCGAGGCTTGTCGCGCTCAACAGGTTCAGGTATGAGAGGTGGAGGCCGGACTGGTGGTACATGTGGACCAGCCACTTCCCCTGGATGAAGGAGCTGCCGAACACCGGCCAGCCCGGCTACGGGCTAAACCTAGAGTCCATCATAGAGTCTAAGCCCGACGTGCTCATAGTAGCGGCCTTCATGTACAAGCAGCTGGTCGAGAGCGGGGCGATAGAGAAGCTGGAGAGGGCCGGGATCCCGGTTGTAGTGATAGACTTTGTGCCAAAGACCACGAGTCTAGAGGAGCACCTGGAGGCGGTGAGGCGCAGTATCTACGCGCTGGGGGTGATCACCGGCTACGAGGATCGCGCCGAGAGGCTCTACAAGCTCTACGAGGAGCACGTGGAGCATGTGATCGAGCGTGTCTCGGGCCTCGAGCCGACAAGGGTGCTGGTGCTCGCCACGTGGTCCAAGTGGCGTGCCTATGGCGCCGGAGGCATGTACCAGGTGTGGATAACGCTCGCCAACGGCGAGAACATAGCGGCTGACGTCGTGAAAGGCACGAGCGGGGACATAAACCCGGAGCATGTGATCAAGAGGAACCCCCAGGTGATAATATTCACGTGTAACAACAACATTGTCACCGCGGAGGGCACGAAGCAGATCGAGGTTATCGGCTACACCGTTAACAGCACGGAGCCCGCAAAGAGGGTGCTACGCGCGCTTATCGAGAGGCCTGGGTGGGAGAAGCTAGAGGCGGTCAAGAGCTGCAGGGTCTACCTGATACACCATGGCTTGTCGCACGGACACGTATTCCAGTACGTGGCTCTGGAGTACATCGCGAAGTGGCTGCACCCGGAGGCGTTCGCCGACCTAGATCCTCATAAGAGCCTCGAGGAGTTCTTCGAGGAGTATATGCCGTTCCCCCTGAGGGGTGTGTGGGCCGTTGGCCTATGCGGCGCGTAG
- a CDS encoding protein-tyrosine phosphatase family protein, which translates to MVRDIVRVETRLGVVYGGPCVEVLEYVDAPVIILEEEYCDVEPNTYCYPVEDFSVEPWVNVKGAARKALELLQREGRVAICCAGGCGRTGTVASAVIAVAEGISCHDAIRVYSEKRGLECPETDEQRRAVCRLTRELEKLVATAVALS; encoded by the coding sequence GTGGTGCGTGACATTGTGCGTGTAGAGACGAGGCTTGGTGTGGTCTACGGTGGGCCGTGTGTCGAGGTGCTAGAGTATGTGGATGCCCCAGTGATCATACTCGAGGAGGAGTATTGCGATGTGGAGCCTAACACGTACTGCTATCCCGTGGAGGACTTCAGCGTTGAACCGTGGGTCAACGTCAAGGGTGCTGCCAGGAAGGCGCTCGAGCTGCTCCAGCGTGAGGGCAGGGTAGCCATATGCTGTGCTGGCGGCTGCGGTAGGACGGGCACAGTGGCCTCGGCCGTCATAGCCGTGGCCGAGGGCATATCCTGCCACGATGCTATACGCGTGTATAGCGAGAAGCGGGGCCTAGAGTGCCCGGAGACGGATGAGCAACGCAGGGCGGTCTGCAGGCTAACTCGCGAGCTGGAGAAGCTCGTGGCGACGGCTGTGGCGCTATCATAG
- a CDS encoding FecCD family ABC transporter permease has translation MAYAARSEAVALYERLVARRRLALAASGATLLILFLLDVSLGPTLIPPGELVTALFRPESVEPTVAVIVWDVRLPVALAAVLAGASLGAAGIVMQVILDNPLASPYTLGVAAGAAFGAALGYVMGLQLVPLLGEYMVTVNAFTVALAVCLLVYTLGRLRGFTAEALVLAGIAVSYAFHSGLALLEYMASEEALQAIVFWLFGSLYKATWGKLALLAAVLAASLALLTPRAWRLTALRLGDETARSMGVDPRRERLVAFTTASLLTATCVSFFGVIGFVGLVAPHTARLMAGEDQRYTLPLAALHGAIIMSAASTLSKVIVPGAVLPIGIVTSLIGIPFLLSLMARGGRR, from the coding sequence TTGGCCTATGCGGCGCGTAGCGAGGCTGTAGCGCTATACGAGCGGCTGGTGGCTAGGAGGAGGCTAGCGCTCGCCGCATCCGGGGCAACGCTACTCATACTATTTTTGCTCGACGTCTCTCTAGGCCCCACCCTCATACCCCCCGGCGAGCTGGTAACTGCGCTGTTTAGGCCGGAGAGCGTCGAACCCACGGTCGCCGTAATCGTGTGGGATGTGAGGCTGCCGGTTGCACTAGCAGCTGTGCTCGCCGGAGCCTCCCTCGGAGCAGCGGGTATCGTGATGCAGGTTATACTGGATAATCCGCTCGCTAGCCCCTACACGCTTGGCGTCGCGGCTGGCGCGGCTTTCGGCGCGGCGCTCGGCTACGTGATGGGTCTCCAGCTTGTGCCCCTGCTAGGCGAGTATATGGTCACCGTGAACGCCTTCACCGTCGCCCTGGCTGTATGCCTCCTCGTGTACACGCTTGGGAGGCTACGGGGCTTCACGGCTGAGGCGTTGGTGCTCGCCGGTATAGCGGTGAGCTATGCTTTCCACAGTGGCCTCGCGCTACTAGAGTACATGGCGTCCGAGGAGGCGCTCCAGGCGATAGTGTTCTGGCTCTTTGGGAGCCTATACAAGGCCACGTGGGGCAAGCTAGCACTCCTGGCGGCCGTGCTCGCGGCCAGCCTTGCTCTCCTAACGCCGCGCGCCTGGAGGCTCACCGCCCTCCGGCTGGGCGACGAGACGGCCAGGAGCATGGGTGTGGACCCGCGCCGTGAGAGGCTAGTGGCGTTCACGACGGCCAGCCTGTTGACAGCCACGTGTGTAAGCTTCTTCGGAGTCATAGGGTTCGTTGGGCTCGTCGCGCCGCACACGGCTAGGCTTATGGCCGGCGAGGATCAGAGGTATACGTTGCCGCTAGCCGCCCTCCACGGCGCCATAATAATGTCCGCAGCCAGCACCCTCAGCAAGGTGATCGTGCCGGGGGCCGTACTGCCAATAGGCATAGTCACCTCCCTCATAGGCATACCGTTCCTACTCTCGCTCATGGCGCGGGGTGGTAGAAGGTGA
- a CDS encoding PIN domain-containing protein: MKGSRRVALDASVIIELMAGSRIVKRLAEELVKGAVDAYAARLSLTEAFYVACRLWGRETAEERILLLLDSGLVEIVEDEHLWVYAADCKCRIPVALGDCFTLATAKLYAATPLFLRPEREITRNLERIGEWLGRKPEFILAPGSVERY; the protein is encoded by the coding sequence ATGAAAGGCTCTAGGCGTGTGGCGCTCGATGCTAGCGTGATCATAGAGCTTATGGCAGGCTCTAGGATTGTGAAGCGCCTGGCAGAGGAGCTTGTAAAAGGCGCCGTGGATGCCTATGCGGCGAGGCTCTCGCTGACCGAGGCGTTCTACGTTGCCTGTAGACTCTGGGGGAGGGAGACCGCCGAGGAGAGGATACTGCTACTCCTCGACTCGGGGCTCGTCGAGATAGTGGAGGATGAGCATCTCTGGGTGTACGCGGCGGACTGTAAGTGTAGGATACCCGTGGCACTCGGGGACTGCTTCACCCTTGCAACCGCCAAGCTATATGCAGCTACGCCCCTTTTCCTCCGCCCCGAGAGGGAGATTACCAGGAACCTGGAGAGGATAGGTGAGTGGCTCGGGCGCAAACCGGAGTTCATCCTTGCTCCTGGTAGTGTGGAGAGATACTAA